The uncultured Desulfatiglans sp. DNA window TCGTGATGGTACTGCCATATTCCGCGGTTGCCGAACCTCGAGGCGATTTGATCATTTTCCACGCCGGCAGTCTTTCCGCACCTTTCGAGGCGATGGAAAAATGCTTCGAGTCAAGATATCCCAGGGTGAACATCCTCCGTGAAGCCAGCGGGAGTCAGAAGGCCGCTCGCAAGATCACGGAGCTCGGCAAACCTTGCGATGTGATGGCATCGGCGGATTACACCGTCATTGACGAACTGCTTATCCCCCAACACGCGGATTGGAATATTCTTTTTGCGACGAACCAACTGGTGCTCTGCTACACGGACAGAAGTCGATACGCCGATGAGATCGATTCCCACAACTGGTACGAAATCCTCCTGCGGGAAGATACTGCATGGGGCCATTCCGACCCAAACCTCGACCCCTGCGGATATCGATCATTGATGGTCATGCAATTGGCTGAGAAATATTACAACGTGCCAGGTCTTTACAAGAGGTTGACCGCCGGCCGGCAAGGCAGGCATGTTTCCCCCAAATCGACCGAATTGGTCTCGCTGCTTGAAAGCGGAGAAATAGACTTCATATGGGAATACCTTTCTGTCGCAGTGCAGCATGATTTGAGGTTCGTCCTTCTTCCAGACGAAATCAATCTGGGGAGTCACCGGTACGACTCTTCTTATTCCCACGCCCTTGTCAAAGTCACCGGAAAAGGGCCAGGGGAATTCATGGAATTGAA harbors:
- a CDS encoding Uncharacterized solute-binding protein SYNAS_25580, with protein sequence MQNRRFVESKRFNIICALLLLFVMVLPYSAVAEPRGDLIIFHAGSLSAPFEAMEKCFESRYPRVNILREASGSQKAARKITELGKPCDVMASADYTVIDELLIPQHADWNILFATNQLVLCYTDRSRYADEIDSHNWYEILLREDTAWGHSDPNLDPCGYRSLMVMQLAEKYYNVPGLYKRLTAGRQGRHVSPKSTELVSLLESGEIDFIWEYLSVAVQHDLRFVLLPDEINLGSHRYDSSYSHALVKVTGKGPGEFMELKGKSCTYGVTLLKNAPNREAAIAFMTYMLDPLGGLKVLDKLGQPPLIPCRVSAKQMKTKLPQMLQKYVEE